A single genomic interval of Haloplanus sp. GDY1 harbors:
- a CDS encoding ParA family protein produces the protein MLAYTTYSEAGGVGKSTLAANLAVADARAGRDVLVVDLDPQEASVSYLLDVGERRSDAQADSLVRHMVERERGPFEDLIETSEGVDVIPAHNSLEQLDRHLSRREEEANDFGENWNRNVQLLRVLRDNGIHEKYDTLIVDPPATADVKLYNAIHATRSLLVPFEPSGKGRKSVDGLEDLVPGLEENLNINVGVLAIVPNRFKGTNDQQDMLDDIKKREYDIPVVLNERGSLFEGCWRQQCSAFKYIEEHRSRKRDYELETLERIEQLADHLWKTVEAPA, from the coding sequence ATGCTGGCCTATACGACGTACTCGGAAGCGGGCGGCGTCGGTAAGTCCACACTCGCGGCGAACCTTGCTGTCGCGGACGCACGCGCAGGCCGAGACGTACTGGTCGTCGACTTGGATCCCCAAGAAGCGTCAGTTTCGTACCTCCTTGATGTAGGCGAGCGCCGGAGCGATGCGCAGGCCGATTCCCTCGTTCGACACATGGTCGAACGCGAGCGAGGCCCGTTCGAAGATCTCATCGAAACCAGCGAAGGCGTCGATGTCATTCCGGCACACAATAGCCTCGAACAGCTCGACCGGCATTTGAGTCGACGAGAAGAGGAAGCGAACGACTTCGGTGAGAACTGGAATCGGAACGTCCAGTTACTGCGTGTCCTCCGAGACAACGGCATCCACGAGAAGTACGACACCCTTATCGTCGATCCGCCGGCGACGGCTGATGTCAAATTATACAACGCCATCCACGCCACGCGCTCGCTACTTGTGCCGTTTGAACCATCGGGTAAGGGCCGAAAATCCGTCGACGGACTCGAAGATCTCGTCCCTGGCCTCGAAGAGAACCTCAACATCAACGTGGGCGTCCTCGCAATCGTCCCCAACCGCTTCAAGGGAACGAACGACCAGCAGGATATGCTCGACGACATCAAGAAACGGGAGTACGATATTCCGGTTGTACTGAATGAACGCGGATCACTATTCGAGGGCTGCTGGCGACAACAGTGTTCGGCGTTCAAATACATCGAAGAACATCGATCCCGGAAGCGAGATTACGAATTAGAGACTCTCGAACGGATCGAGCAACTTGCCGATCACCTGTGGAAGACCGTGGAGGCTCCAGCATGA
- a CDS encoding zinc ribbon domain-containing protein gives MRQIENPLPLQFKNPDAENPVSMKFCEECGALLPANEASGECDQCGASFERTNRGSAGSGKPEKNTNQSPNTELEQLPTTGSGSVKKASAMEWLEDLDRPSASELRRATIEKPSDFTGSTFPTDISTVRLTGHAEFIETVAGLFSWIVEMEDYSRRVEINLKETEDKETGEQTGNYALYLSVAERG, from the coding sequence ATGCGACAGATCGAAAACCCCCTTCCCCTCCAATTTAAAAATCCAGACGCAGAGAACCCAGTGAGCATGAAGTTTTGCGAAGAATGTGGTGCCCTCCTGCCAGCCAACGAAGCCAGTGGCGAGTGTGATCAGTGTGGAGCATCGTTCGAGCGGACGAACAGGGGATCAGCCGGCTCAGGAAAACCGGAAAAGAACACAAATCAGTCACCGAACACAGAACTCGAACAGTTGCCTACGACGGGGTCCGGTAGTGTGAAGAAAGCCAGCGCGATGGAATGGCTCGAGGATCTCGATCGCCCATCTGCAAGCGAACTCAGACGAGCGACCATCGAAAAACCGAGTGACTTCACGGGAAGTACGTTCCCCACCGATATCTCGACGGTTCGTCTCACGGGTCATGCAGAATTTATTGAAACAGTCGCCGGACTCTTCAGTTGGATCGTGGAGATGGAAGACTACAGTCGGCGTGTGGAAATCAATCTGAAGGAAACTGAGGATAAGGAGACGGGAGAGCAGACCGGAAACTACGCACTCTATCTGAGTGTTGCCGAGAGAGGGTAA
- a CDS encoding nucleotidyltransferase domain-containing protein produces MNRETDSSNSSGAAISLSIPPSDPTLFKHKATSDVLLFLTNHRFSEFSLRELATQIGHSHQSVRRAVNVLSANDLVVESPESNQRLVQINRQRLSIPDDPILRIPQPEYHQPVKAAVTELRENINDVVGIILYGSVARGEADRRSDIDLWVLTRSERAESQREANAIARDLEDTEFDGDRYAYDIDVEAVQAIPAYTEDIREIVVSGIPVYKTNDFETVENLLLEEGTADE; encoded by the coding sequence ATGAACCGTGAGACGGATAGTTCGAATTCGTCTGGGGCAGCTATTTCTCTTTCAATACCCCCTTCAGATCCGACTTTATTCAAACATAAGGCGACGAGCGACGTCCTTCTCTTTTTAACAAACCACCGATTCAGTGAATTCTCACTGCGAGAACTCGCGACACAGATCGGGCACTCACACCAGTCCGTTCGGCGGGCAGTGAACGTTCTCAGCGCGAACGACCTGGTCGTCGAATCGCCCGAGAGCAACCAGCGACTCGTCCAGATCAACAGACAGCGTCTGTCGATTCCAGACGATCCGATCCTCCGGATTCCCCAACCAGAGTATCACCAACCCGTCAAAGCCGCGGTTACAGAGCTCCGTGAAAACATCAACGACGTCGTGGGCATCATCCTCTATGGGAGTGTCGCTCGAGGCGAGGCTGACCGACGGAGCGACATCGATCTCTGGGTGCTAACCCGCTCTGAGCGAGCTGAAAGCCAACGAGAAGCGAACGCCATTGCCCGTGATCTCGAAGACACGGAGTTCGATGGTGACCGATACGCCTACGATATCGATGTCGAGGCTGTCCAGGCAATCCCGGCGTACACCGAAGATATCCGAGAGATCGTCGTTTCGGGGATTCCGGTCTACAAGACGAATGACTTCGAAACCGTCGAGAACCTCCTCTTGGAGGAAGGAACTGCTGATGAATAG
- a CDS encoding phage integrase SAM-like domain-containing protein: protein MNQNTSSTHDGTTPLTSSFQRYLQDKGKGRGGDGGNYRRNAARELERFAEWAAGDRGNDDWTGIVPNDVDRDPTFDDLDERVFREYARHLVGDRGLKQNTVQTYYRYISAWCGWCVNEGYLEAHYAQRASAMAPLPEDDGRKPGDQQAWTSEQRHALTRYVDERARDAVEAYTTLPEDTDPLDKQRARYAALKAARDRALVFVLAYTAVRVGELLRDPNDPRRRGVRWEDLSLDDGSMDVYRKKQQWDAASLPDPVISPLRSYRQLMDPPTERWPVFPTFDQRTLAELVEEKLADRGERPEAITERREEYARDLLLALDEDIRPPSITTDGARSILQRLSETAEIDIDHPKHDYLAPHGGRRGMGEVLVRAFGYTVAARYLDNSEEMVRERYSHIEAGELGDVATEALNEIDSISGHSGNQ, encoded by the coding sequence ATGAATCAGAACACCTCATCGACACACGATGGTACGACACCGCTCACGAGTTCCTTCCAGCGCTACCTCCAAGACAAAGGGAAAGGCCGCGGTGGGGACGGTGGGAACTATCGACGAAACGCTGCACGCGAGCTCGAGCGGTTCGCCGAATGGGCCGCCGGTGATCGGGGTAACGACGACTGGACCGGGATCGTCCCCAACGACGTCGACCGTGACCCCACCTTCGACGATCTCGATGAACGCGTCTTCCGCGAATACGCCCGGCATCTTGTCGGCGATCGGGGACTCAAACAGAACACGGTACAAACCTATTATCGCTATATCTCTGCGTGGTGTGGCTGGTGTGTCAACGAGGGCTATCTCGAGGCGCACTACGCCCAGCGGGCGAGTGCGATGGCGCCGCTGCCTGAAGACGACGGCCGCAAGCCCGGCGACCAACAGGCCTGGACATCCGAGCAGCGCCACGCTCTCACCCGCTACGTCGACGAACGGGCCCGTGACGCCGTCGAGGCGTACACGACACTCCCAGAGGATACTGACCCACTCGACAAGCAGCGAGCCCGCTACGCGGCGCTAAAGGCGGCTCGTGACCGGGCGCTGGTGTTCGTCCTCGCGTACACCGCCGTTCGGGTTGGGGAGCTCCTTCGGGACCCGAACGACCCGCGCCGGCGCGGCGTCCGCTGGGAGGACCTCTCCCTCGACGACGGGAGTATGGACGTCTACCGCAAGAAACAGCAGTGGGACGCCGCGAGCCTCCCTGACCCGGTGATCTCGCCGCTGCGGAGCTACCGCCAGCTGATGGACCCACCGACGGAGCGCTGGCCAGTGTTTCCGACGTTCGATCAACGGACGCTCGCAGAACTCGTCGAGGAAAAGCTAGCCGACCGAGGGGAACGCCCAGAAGCGATTACTGAGCGACGTGAAGAATACGCTCGCGACCTCCTGCTGGCGCTCGATGAGGACATTCGGCCGCCGTCGATCACGACGGACGGTGCACGGTCGATTCTCCAACGGCTCTCGGAGACCGCAGAGATCGATATCGACCATCCGAAACACGATTATCTCGCGCCGCACGGTGGTCGACGTGGGATGGGGGAGGTACTTGTCCGCGCGTTTGGGTACACGGTGGCTGCCCGGTACCTGGACAATTCAGAGGAGATGGTGCGAGAGCGGTACTCGCACATTGAGGCCGGCGAACTCGGCGACGTGGCGACAGAAGCTCTAAACGAGATTGATTCAATCTCAGGGCACTCCGGGAATCAGTAA
- a CDS encoding zinc ribbon domain-containing protein, with product MPHCPNCGSQVKEVHHYCGSCGRALSDIAESETDPPMAIDREGFLSVRSLSYVNELLEGERELDHDSVSHTQLSRDVSAAFADFARLAMVNDLDLLQLWAGGSNTDALSMSVDDMNSNQFRDWLAAIGLGRTLRMYDDALHTEFEDQFNDRLQKLIEFANEELDDEEFSE from the coding sequence ATGCCCCACTGCCCGAATTGCGGAAGCCAGGTCAAAGAAGTTCACCACTATTGCGGATCCTGTGGACGGGCGTTATCCGATATTGCAGAGTCGGAAACCGATCCACCGATGGCGATTGATAGAGAAGGATTCCTGTCGGTACGCTCGCTTTCCTACGTCAACGAACTGCTGGAGGGAGAGCGAGAACTCGACCATGACTCAGTTTCTCACACGCAGTTATCTCGGGATGTGAGCGCAGCATTTGCTGATTTTGCTCGATTAGCGATGGTAAATGATCTCGATCTTCTCCAACTATGGGCTGGTGGTTCGAACACGGATGCGCTGAGTATGTCCGTCGACGATATGAACAGCAATCAGTTCCGAGACTGGCTTGCTGCCATTGGACTGGGACGAACTCTTCGGATGTACGATGATGCGCTCCACACTGAATTCGAGGACCAGTTCAACGACAGATTACAGAAGTTGATTGAGTTCGCAAATGAGGAACTCGACGACGAAGAATTCTCTGAGTAG
- a CDS encoding DUF192 domain-containing protein, which produces MDNSTHAVPTVDSPDCEKAAGTPIPIFERRATVVAALVIGATVFVVAGTVFLLGAGASPAELESSVVDDKPPTHRVFFENQRGRILWVYDVWVADTDSERYQGLSGTETLPADTGLLFVYDQEAADRAIVMRAMDYPIDVVFIDGSGTVTAVHSAAPEPGVPDDELTRYSGRARWILEIPHGTAERHAIVQGTSIQITGPTYAFDPQSASHQESNSR; this is translated from the coding sequence ATGGACAACTCAACCCACGCTGTGCCGACTGTCGACTCGCCTGATTGCGAGAAGGCAGCCGGGACTCCCATCCCAATATTCGAACGCCGAGCGACGGTTGTCGCGGCGTTAGTGATTGGTGCGACGGTCTTCGTTGTCGCCGGCACCGTCTTCCTGTTGGGAGCTGGGGCTTCACCAGCGGAACTCGAGTCATCGGTGGTCGACGATAAACCGCCAACTCACCGGGTGTTCTTTGAGAACCAACGTGGGCGGATCCTGTGGGTGTATGATGTTTGGGTGGCCGACACAGATTCCGAGCGCTACCAGGGCCTGAGCGGGACCGAGACACTTCCCGCCGATACCGGTCTGCTGTTCGTCTACGACCAGGAGGCTGCCGACCGGGCAATCGTGATGCGTGCGATGGACTATCCAATCGACGTCGTCTTCATCGACGGATCGGGAACCGTCACGGCGGTCCACTCAGCAGCCCCCGAACCCGGAGTTCCCGACGACGAGCTCACGCGCTACTCCGGACGGGCGCGATGGATTCTCGAGATTCCTCATGGAACCGCGGAGCGCCACGCCATCGTCCAGGGGACCTCGATTCAGATTACTGGGCCGACGTATGCGTTCGACCCGCAGTCAGCATCCCATCAAGAAAGTAATTCAAGATGA
- a CDS encoding universal stress protein: MSSGHEQSSRFAENVTDKMPLTGDSTILVPVDVSITEPPDQVILDLLKPVNLVVLGYYPVPKQTAPAHLKEEHEAEAAERLESIVSRFVRGDHEVEDVLVFTKDRQDTIDRIAEQHDCDAVFVPGETDAIDRILVPLRGDVNLERIVSLVGELVRASDATVTLFHSVPEGADPSQGEFILRGAADRLTEEGVDRDQVDWQLSEGGSPKRKIIDLVADYDFVVLGEAEPSLRDRILGTVLTPILEEIEKPAIIVRDIE; this comes from the coding sequence ATGAGCAGTGGACACGAACAATCAAGCCGGTTCGCTGAAAATGTGACCGATAAGATGCCTCTCACCGGCGACTCGACGATTCTCGTCCCCGTGGACGTGTCGATCACGGAACCACCCGACCAGGTAATCCTTGATCTGTTGAAGCCAGTCAATCTCGTCGTCCTTGGGTACTATCCCGTCCCGAAACAGACGGCCCCGGCACATCTCAAGGAGGAACACGAAGCAGAGGCAGCAGAGCGGTTAGAGAGTATCGTCTCCAGATTCGTCCGCGGAGACCACGAGGTCGAGGACGTTCTCGTATTTACGAAGGATCGGCAGGATACGATCGACCGAATCGCAGAGCAACACGACTGTGACGCGGTCTTTGTTCCCGGTGAGACTGACGCGATTGATCGGATTCTCGTGCCGTTGCGCGGCGATGTGAATCTCGAACGAATCGTTTCTCTCGTTGGTGAGTTAGTCCGAGCCAGTGATGCTACAGTTACGTTGTTTCACTCAGTCCCCGAAGGGGCCGATCCGAGTCAGGGCGAATTCATCCTCCGTGGAGCGGCCGACCGACTAACCGAGGAGGGGGTCGACCGCGATCAGGTCGACTGGCAGCTCTCGGAGGGCGGCTCCCCGAAGCGCAAGATCATCGATCTCGTTGCGGACTACGACTTCGTTGTGCTCGGGGAAGCAGAGCCGTCGCTCAGAGATCGGATTCTCGGGACTGTACTCACACCAATTCTCGAAGAAATCGAGAAGCCCGCCATCATCGTGAGAGATATCGAGTGA
- a CDS encoding amino acid permease, translated as MSKGQLERNIGFLEAMTLGGGTMIGAGIFILPGIAAEGAGPASSVSFLIAGFVALLAALSLSELATGMPIAGGSYHYVNRALGGFFGSIVGWGMWTGLMFASAFYMIGFGQYLVEPIPFLDGRALVVLLGLIGLSLIVGVNYYGTEESSQLQNVMIGAETVVVLAYVVLGLFFIDPNNLEPFAPTGPSGIIATTGVVFVSFLGFEIIATVAGEVKDPSRNIPLTMILSVVLVTILYALVMIVTTGVLPYQAIGDSLVPVSDVAVVFAGAVGVVAIVAAAAIAAISSSNSSVLAAARVNFAMGRDDLMSEWLNVTHDRFGTPHRAIIATGAVTALLIAAGLQVETIVALLAEVASFSFLVSYSLVHVALVVFRRADPEDYDPSFKIPDVLYPAVPVLGVVLTIVVISQMAPIIILLGLGIVGLGVGWYFVYVRDHAIDRGLIDEVITSTTDAYRVLVPVANPDTQQNLIRLAAATAHAHTDEGTPELVAVNVLQVADPDPQQNVAAERLDHQRDLLDGAHDIAAEMDVQLRTVAMTGERVDETILEAIVDEEPDQVLLGWGGTLTRQGHVFGPNLDAVVEDAPCEVTLVMLYNDTIGNPVALAGPGPHSPAAARRAAEFASVDGAVPTLLNVQQPMGDDDTTASERGNAVIDDVVERAGLNPEDYERAVVVDDDIEAAILATADQFDTICVGLSERSAASRVMFGTIAERISQEATSNVGIVRGWNES; from the coding sequence ATGAGCAAGGGACAACTTGAGCGCAACATCGGCTTTCTCGAGGCGATGACGCTCGGTGGGGGGACGATGATCGGGGCCGGGATCTTCATTCTCCCCGGGATCGCAGCCGAGGGCGCCGGTCCAGCGAGTTCGGTCTCGTTCCTCATCGCAGGGTTCGTCGCTCTGCTCGCAGCGCTCTCTTTATCCGAGCTGGCGACCGGGATGCCGATTGCCGGCGGGAGCTATCACTACGTCAACCGAGCACTCGGTGGCTTCTTCGGGAGCATCGTCGGGTGGGGGATGTGGACCGGCCTGATGTTCGCGAGCGCCTTCTACATGATCGGATTCGGGCAGTATCTCGTCGAGCCGATTCCGTTTCTGGACGGCCGGGCACTCGTTGTTCTCCTCGGCCTCATCGGGCTGTCACTAATCGTCGGCGTCAACTACTACGGCACCGAGGAATCCAGCCAGCTGCAGAACGTGATGATCGGCGCCGAGACCGTCGTCGTCCTCGCCTACGTCGTACTCGGGTTGTTCTTCATCGACCCGAATAACCTCGAGCCCTTCGCGCCGACGGGCCCGAGCGGCATCATCGCGACGACCGGCGTCGTCTTCGTCTCCTTTCTCGGGTTCGAGATCATCGCCACGGTCGCGGGTGAGGTCAAGGATCCGAGTCGGAACATCCCGCTGACGATGATTCTCTCCGTCGTTCTTGTGACGATCCTCTACGCCCTGGTGATGATCGTCACGACGGGCGTGCTGCCATACCAGGCGATCGGCGACTCACTGGTCCCGGTCTCGGACGTCGCGGTCGTCTTCGCCGGGGCCGTCGGCGTGGTGGCGATCGTGGCCGCCGCCGCCATCGCCGCGATTTCGAGTTCGAACTCGTCGGTCCTCGCCGCGGCACGGGTGAACTTCGCCATGGGTCGAGACGACCTGATGAGCGAGTGGCTGAACGTCACCCACGACCGGTTCGGCACACCACACCGGGCGATCATCGCCACTGGGGCCGTCACCGCGCTGTTGATCGCCGCCGGCCTTCAGGTCGAAACCATCGTCGCTCTCCTGGCCGAGGTGGCCAGCTTCAGCTTCCTCGTCTCCTACTCGCTGGTCCACGTCGCACTCGTCGTCTTTCGCCGGGCTGACCCGGAGGACTACGACCCGTCGTTCAAAATTCCGGATGTCCTGTACCCGGCCGTCCCGGTTCTCGGCGTGGTGCTGACGATCGTTGTCATCTCACAGATGGCGCCCATCATCATCCTCCTGGGGCTGGGGATCGTCGGACTCGGTGTCGGCTGGTACTTCGTCTACGTCAGAGATCACGCCATCGACCGGGGACTCATCGACGAGGTCATCACGTCAACGACGGATGCTTACCGGGTCCTCGTCCCGGTTGCGAACCCCGACACCCAGCAGAACCTTATTCGGCTCGCAGCCGCCACCGCGCATGCGCACACTGACGAGGGGACACCCGAACTCGTCGCCGTCAACGTCCTCCAGGTCGCGGATCCCGACCCACAGCAAAACGTTGCGGCCGAGCGGCTCGACCACCAACGCGACCTGCTCGACGGAGCCCACGACATCGCAGCCGAGATGGACGTGCAGTTGCGGACGGTCGCGATGACGGGCGAACGCGTCGACGAGACGATTCTGGAGGCGATCGTCGACGAGGAGCCCGATCAAGTGTTGCTCGGGTGGGGAGGAACACTGACTCGGCAGGGGCACGTCTTCGGCCCGAACCTCGATGCCGTCGTCGAGGACGCGCCGTGTGAAGTCACCCTCGTAATGCTTTACAACGACACGATCGGCAATCCGGTCGCACTCGCAGGGCCGGGGCCACACTCACCGGCCGCTGCTCGGCGAGCCGCCGAGTTCGCGAGCGTCGATGGCGCCGTGCCCACGTTGCTGAACGTCCAGCAACCGATGGGGGACGATGACACTACAGCCTCCGAACGAGGGAACGCGGTCATCGACGATGTTGTTGAGCGGGCAGGACTCAACCCGGAGGACTACGAGCGAGCGGTCGTCGTCGACGATGACATCGAAGCGGCCATCCTCGCGACAGCCGATCAATTCGATACGATCTGTGTCGGGCTCTCCGAACGGAGTGCCGCGTCCCGGGTCATGTTTGGCACGATCGCAGAACGAATCAGTCAGGAGGCGACGAGCAACGTCGGCATCGTCCGGGGATGGAATGAATCCTGA
- a CDS encoding VWA domain-containing protein has product MSDTNSSITSNASVETFTPDIHARVRASAGRRDRLRAFLQGHLPAGVDVEVVLTPAVQTAAVLPADVDALVSSDATDLERQQAAQLLDGIDAAFLVLVTTAPASLERVPLNDQLTADHAHQFGLAFHELLHILKTAIAPIAALLDAEVDPAYHQHVHEMINIVEDGAIEYEAIHGANFSDTAEIRLELTRRIHSQTPDDLGDGQQARLSFWNAVTTALYDAAVYPTGTTEVLLNGDDDRIGFVSEADEIAFRSVQDALTQLAADALAIRGVDLDDATHRHDKTASVERARRVIDTWTSTLQPVVASAVEPTGDSQSHDGADSGTDGHDHSPQEEGPASTPEATGVSVDREATVDPYQDVFDHPAMTPDPAREDTDGTVSSPEPDTEDVTGDTASTPGRQKEDDQKGDQEPSIADDCSASRADSSIESSEEPAEYPSRSHALAAAVERARDNRDDSGDRTDPSSPSATINERATPHDQSVQTPLDAFDAGARATESAETNNLSGPSNDPIPSGEDEQIEHRDGDGESAATDEPEPGPAHERVERAAPSPTEYGQALEHDREVAQQEAAREQVDREAVERELRDLGDVLGRGHQGDEDHREDGTKSSTETGAGGNGAGPERLDDVVFVPVSDDLVPPGQWSAVEDSAARVAQVLEKELALERQRGTRSGLTAGRYDTRAGHRLAIGDPRVCETPTLGREKRYALVLVLDRSGSMRNGSPPKIEVATQAVARLAVAAEKLGIRVAIIDFIDGQARLAKPFTVESRHVQTTLLDTDCGGGTPLAEAIGLARTVVETQRDEPLIITVTDDRPSDIEAVTRELQASYAPVCSLTIATDCDPGTLVPDASALAPYYERQAAVYDVGAIDERLDQFASLLTGL; this is encoded by the coding sequence GGCTGTCCTCCCTGCCGACGTCGACGCGCTGGTTAGCAGCGACGCGACCGACCTCGAACGACAACAGGCCGCTCAGTTGCTCGACGGTATCGACGCTGCGTTTCTCGTACTCGTCACGACCGCGCCGGCGTCGCTGGAGCGGGTGCCGCTGAACGACCAGCTCACCGCCGACCACGCCCACCAGTTCGGGCTCGCCTTCCACGAGCTCCTCCACATCCTCAAGACAGCGATTGCCCCAATCGCCGCGTTGCTCGACGCCGAGGTCGACCCGGCATACCATCAGCACGTCCACGAAATGATCAACATCGTCGAGGACGGCGCAATCGAGTACGAGGCGATCCACGGCGCGAACTTCAGCGACACGGCCGAGATCCGACTCGAACTCACTCGCCGAATCCACTCGCAGACTCCCGACGACCTCGGAGATGGGCAGCAGGCACGCCTCTCGTTCTGGAACGCGGTAACCACCGCTCTGTACGACGCCGCGGTGTACCCGACCGGCACCACCGAAGTCCTGCTCAACGGGGACGACGACCGCATCGGGTTCGTCTCCGAAGCCGACGAGATCGCTTTTCGGTCGGTACAAGATGCACTGACTCAGCTCGCCGCTGATGCTCTCGCTATTCGAGGTGTCGACCTCGACGACGCGACCCACAGGCACGACAAGACCGCCTCGGTCGAGCGGGCTCGCCGTGTTATCGACACCTGGACGTCGACGCTCCAGCCAGTCGTCGCGAGCGCCGTCGAGCCAACAGGCGACTCGCAGAGCCACGATGGCGCTGACTCGGGAACTGACGGGCACGACCATTCGCCGCAGGAGGAGGGACCTGCTAGTACTCCCGAGGCAACTGGGGTCTCGGTCGATCGCGAGGCAACGGTGGACCCGTATCAGGACGTGTTCGACCATCCCGCGATGACGCCGGATCCCGCCAGAGAGGATACGGACGGCACGGTCAGCTCGCCCGAGCCGGATACCGAGGACGTCACTGGTGACACCGCATCGACTCCAGGCCGCCAGAAGGAGGACGATCAGAAAGGTGACCAAGAGCCGTCGATAGCGGACGACTGTTCAGCGTCGCGAGCAGACTCATCCATCGAAAGCAGCGAGGAGCCAGCGGAGTACCCGTCGAGATCCCACGCACTCGCGGCGGCTGTCGAGCGCGCTCGCGATAATCGGGACGATTCGGGAGACAGGACTGATCCATCGTCCCCATCAGCTACGATAAATGAACGAGCCACTCCCCACGACCAGTCGGTCCAGACACCACTCGATGCGTTCGACGCCGGAGCGAGAGCCACCGAATCTGCGGAGACTAACAACCTGAGCGGCCCCTCGAACGATCCAATCCCGTCTGGCGAGGATGAACAGATAGAACATCGCGATGGAGATGGCGAGTCCGCAGCAACGGACGAACCGGAGCCGGGGCCAGCTCACGAGCGTGTCGAGCGGGCCGCACCGTCGCCGACAGAGTACGGACAGGCGCTCGAACACGACCGTGAAGTCGCCCAACAAGAGGCGGCCCGAGAGCAGGTCGACCGGGAGGCTGTCGAGCGAGAGCTTCGCGACCTCGGTGACGTCTTGGGTCGGGGGCACCAAGGCGACGAGGACCACCGGGAGGACGGGACTAAGTCATCGACAGAGACGGGTGCAGGCGGGAACGGTGCCGGACCGGAGCGTCTCGACGATGTCGTGTTCGTCCCGGTCAGCGACGACCTCGTCCCACCGGGACAGTGGAGTGCGGTCGAGGACAGTGCCGCCCGCGTCGCGCAGGTCCTCGAAAAGGAACTCGCGCTCGAACGGCAGCGAGGAACCCGGAGCGGGCTGACCGCTGGTCGGTACGATACTCGCGCCGGTCATCGGCTCGCCATCGGCGATCCCCGGGTCTGTGAAACTCCGACGCTTGGCCGCGAGAAGCGCTACGCCCTCGTGCTAGTGCTAGATCGGTCGGGGTCGATGCGCAACGGTAGCCCCCCGAAAATCGAAGTTGCAACACAGGCGGTCGCCCGACTCGCCGTCGCTGCCGAGAAACTGGGGATTCGTGTTGCCATCATTGATTTCATCGACGGTCAGGCTCGCCTTGCGAAGCCGTTCACCGTCGAGTCGCGTCACGTCCAAACGACGCTGCTCGATACTGACTGCGGTGGTGGAACACCGCTAGCCGAGGCAATCGGTCTCGCCCGGACAGTTGTCGAAACACAGCGTGATGAACCACTGATCATCACTGTCACCGACGACCGCCCCAGCGACATCGAGGCGGTCACGCGCGAACTCCAGGCATCGTACGCTCCGGTGTGCTCGTTGACCATCGCGACCGACTGTGACCCTGGGACGTTAGTTCCTGATGCATCGGCGCTGGCGCCGTACTATGAACGACAGGCGGCGGTCTACGACGTCGGCGCCATCGACGAGCGTCTCGACCAGTTCGCGAGTCTTCTGACCGGACTGTGA